Proteins from a single region of Corynebacterium casei LMG S-19264:
- a CDS encoding Ltp family lipoprotein produces the protein MVIVIAGAFGFSLTQDATVEDNINDGASGIVDEVNDNINIMGASSDGEAALAYAREKLDVSHYSESQLREELVNEYGEVYTEDAADYALNNIDADWNAEALEAAESYIRHSHYSYDGLIHQLSSPSSNDYTAEQARYAADNVEADWYAEALEAADSYWSNQNIDLTPEELRDLLTSDTIGRFTEDQVDSALQDLGIAD, from the coding sequence ATGGTTATAGTCATTGCCGGCGCCTTTGGTTTTAGCCTCACTCAGGACGCCACGGTGGAAGACAACATCAACGATGGTGCCTCAGGAATTGTTGATGAGGTTAATGACAACATCAACATTATGGGCGCTTCTTCCGATGGTGAAGCTGCGCTTGCATACGCACGGGAGAAATTAGATGTTTCGCACTACTCCGAATCTCAGTTGCGTGAAGAGCTAGTCAATGAGTATGGCGAGGTCTACACGGAGGATGCTGCCGACTACGCACTGAACAACATCGATGCCGACTGGAACGCGGAGGCTTTGGAAGCAGCAGAAAGCTACATTCGCCACAGCCACTATTCCTATGATGGGCTCATTCACCAGCTCAGCTCGCCATCCAGCAATGATTACACCGCGGAGCAAGCACGCTACGCCGCCGATAACGTGGAAGCTGATTGGTACGCCGAGGCTCTCGAGGCAGCGGATTCCTACTGGTCAAATCAGAATATTGACTTAACTCCCGAAGAGCTACGAGACCTGTTGACTTCAGACACTATTGGGCGCTTCACCGAGGACCAGGTTGACAGCGCACTCCAAGACCTTGGAATTGCTGATTAG
- the prpB gene encoding methylisocitrate lyase, with protein sequence MAGLFGSTTTNAQKRAAFRASLESSELTKLPGAFNPLTARLIQDIGGFEGVYISGAVLANDLGLPDIGLTTLTEVAQRSGQIARVTDLPVLVDADTGFGEPMSAARTIATLEDAGLAGCHLEDQVNPKRCGHLDGKEVVPTDLMVRRIAAAVNERRDENFIICARTDAAGIHGIDEAIERAKAYAGAGADMIFTEALYTEEDFEKFRAAVDIPLLANMTEFGKTKLLSAQQIQELGYNAVIWPVSTFRVAMGATEEFLRDLQTDGLQSEEWLERMQHRSHLYELVRYEEYNDFDQSVFTYSQDTYKPTF encoded by the coding sequence ATGGCTGGATTGTTTGGCTCCACCACAACCAATGCTCAAAAGCGTGCGGCGTTTCGGGCATCGCTAGAAAGCTCCGAGCTGACCAAGCTGCCTGGTGCTTTCAACCCGCTAACCGCACGGCTTATCCAAGACATCGGCGGCTTCGAAGGCGTCTACATCTCCGGTGCTGTGCTGGCCAATGACTTGGGGCTTCCAGACATCGGCTTGACCACGCTGACAGAGGTTGCACAGCGCTCCGGGCAGATCGCTCGGGTTACGGATTTGCCAGTGCTTGTCGATGCCGACACAGGCTTCGGTGAACCAATGTCCGCCGCGCGGACCATCGCCACGCTGGAAGATGCCGGCCTTGCCGGCTGCCACTTGGAAGACCAAGTGAACCCGAAGCGCTGCGGACACCTAGACGGCAAAGAAGTGGTGCCCACCGATTTGATGGTGCGCCGTATCGCCGCTGCCGTCAATGAACGCCGCGATGAGAACTTCATCATCTGTGCGCGCACTGATGCCGCGGGAATCCACGGCATTGATGAAGCCATCGAACGGGCCAAAGCCTATGCCGGTGCCGGTGCCGACATGATTTTCACTGAAGCCTTGTACACGGAAGAAGACTTTGAGAAATTCCGCGCCGCAGTTGATATCCCACTGCTCGCGAATATGACTGAGTTTGGCAAAACCAAGCTGCTCTCCGCACAGCAAATTCAAGAGCTGGGCTACAACGCAGTCATCTGGCCGGTATCCACCTTCCGCGTAGCGATGGGCGCAACCGAGGAATTCCTCCGCGACTTGCAGACCGATGGCCTGCAATCCGAGGAATGGCTCGAGCGCATGCAACACCGCTCCCACCTGTACGAGCTAGTGCGCTATGAGGAATACAACGACTTTGACCAGTCCGTATTCACCTACTCCCAAGACACCTACAAGCCCACGTTTTAA
- a CDS encoding GNAT family N-acetyltransferase yields MDLSNVNDTQLRVRIAQEEDRTYLLRLLYLTSVFGDESEALPESHIPDVQRYVGDWSPLVDGGVLAFSNFEVPAGGAWLRYFTGDEKGAAYMGPQSPDADPHDESLWATEFDPESIPELCIAVERRYAGQGLGKILLDNVVELARQQDAPAVALWVDSENPRARKLYEAAGFSDIDIPNAAPGAMIKYF; encoded by the coding sequence ATGGATCTCAGCAACGTTAATGACACTCAACTTCGTGTCCGCATTGCCCAAGAAGAAGACCGCACTTACCTACTGCGTCTCCTCTACCTCACGTCAGTATTCGGGGATGAATCTGAAGCTCTCCCGGAATCACATATTCCGGATGTTCAGCGCTACGTGGGCGATTGGTCTCCCCTGGTAGATGGCGGCGTGCTGGCCTTCTCCAACTTTGAGGTTCCTGCTGGTGGCGCCTGGTTGCGCTACTTCACTGGCGATGAAAAGGGTGCGGCTTACATGGGCCCACAATCACCAGACGCTGACCCACATGATGAAAGCTTGTGGGCCACCGAGTTTGATCCTGAATCAATCCCCGAGCTGTGCATTGCCGTTGAGCGCCGCTACGCGGGACAGGGCCTGGGCAAGATTCTGCTGGATAATGTTGTGGAGCTTGCCCGCCAGCAAGATGCACCGGCTGTTGCTTTGTGGGTAGATTCTGAAAACCCACGTGCACGCAAGCTTTATGAAGCAGCAGGCTTTAGCGATATTGATATCCCGAATGCTGCGCCAGGCGCGATGATCAAGTACTTCTAA
- a CDS encoding Ltp family lipoprotein — translation MTGSQPNPYGQTPQGSPDPQTQSYGEYKASVAEKPNKKKRSFLKWGVGAVAAVVLFNAFAGNDDDDAVTTADSDDNDSVIAEAEADADTNSGAEFASLEDSDSDSVSGTDEANEAAIDAVPADDGVSTEFKNALRSAENYLDFSSFSYQGLYDQLTSEYGEAYPAEAAQYAMDNVAVDWSQEALESAENYLEFSHFSYAGLYKQLTSEYGEEFTAEQAQYAVDTVDADWNAEAIEAAESYQELMPMSGTELLNQLTSEYGEQFTQEQAQQAVTAVGL, via the coding sequence ATGACTGGTTCACAGCCCAACCCCTACGGCCAAACCCCACAAGGCTCCCCGGACCCACAGACTCAAAGCTACGGCGAGTACAAGGCGTCTGTTGCTGAGAAGCCGAACAAGAAAAAGCGCAGCTTCCTCAAGTGGGGTGTCGGCGCAGTGGCTGCCGTTGTCCTCTTCAATGCTTTTGCCGGCAATGATGACGATGACGCTGTGACTACCGCGGACTCTGACGACAATGACAGCGTGATCGCTGAAGCCGAAGCAGACGCTGACACCAATTCAGGTGCGGAGTTTGCCAGCCTTGAGGACTCTGATTCCGATTCCGTTTCCGGTACGGACGAGGCCAACGAGGCAGCTATCGATGCAGTGCCTGCCGATGACGGCGTGTCCACAGAATTCAAGAATGCCCTCCGATCTGCCGAGAACTACCTGGACTTCAGCTCTTTCTCCTACCAGGGCCTGTATGACCAGCTCACTTCCGAGTACGGCGAGGCTTACCCAGCGGAGGCCGCCCAGTACGCAATGGACAATGTGGCTGTGGACTGGAGCCAGGAAGCACTGGAGTCTGCGGAGAACTACTTGGAGTTCAGCCACTTCTCCTACGCCGGCCTGTACAAGCAACTGACTTCTGAATACGGTGAAGAGTTCACTGCGGAACAAGCCCAGTACGCAGTAGATACCGTCGATGCCGACTGGAACGCCGAGGCAATCGAAGCCGCCGAAAGCTACCAAGAACTCATGCCAATGTCTGGCACGGAACTGCTCAACCAGCTCACTTCCGAGTACGGCGAGCAGTTCACCCAGGAGCAAGCCCAGCAAGCTGTCACAGCCGTCGGACTGTAA
- a CDS encoding pyruvate carboxylase: MKGHAIVVDSALPSFKKILVANRGEIAVRAFRAAYETGAKTVAIYPREDRNSFHRAFADEAVRIGVEGQPVKAYLNIDEVIRAAKKSGADAVYPGYGFLSERAELARACEAEGIKFIGPSPSTLDLTGDKAAAVEAATAAGLPTLHDSKASTDVDELFEASKDFEYPMFAKALAGGGGRGMRFIENEKEFKERVAEASREAETAFGDGRVYLETAVIKPQHIEVQILADGKGNVMHLFERDCSVQRRHQKVVEIAPAPYLDPELRDRICQDAVNFCKHINYEGAGTVEFLVDERGNHVFIEMNPRVQVEHTVTEEVTGIDIVKSQMQIAAGATLEDLGLSQEEVRLNGFALQCRITTEDPNNGFRPDTGTLTAYRSPGGAGVRLDGATSVGAEISPNFDSLLVKMTCRGKDFPQAVQRSRRALKEFNIAGVATNIGFLRALLREPDFVSKRIDTGFINNHPDLLKAPPASNEQDRILEYLADVTVNQPNGKRPTDLRPFDKLPKIDRQNVNLPRGSRDDLLELGPQGFAEKLRNQSALAVTDTTFRDAHQSLLATRVRGTALVTAAEHVARLTPELYSVEAWGGATYDVAMRFLFEDPWQRLDLLREAMPNVNIQMLLRGRNTVGYTPYPDSVCRAFVQEAAKSGVDVFRIFDALNDVSQMRPAIEAVLETNTTVAEVAMAYSGNLSDPNEKLYTLDYYLNLAEEIVKTGAHVLAIKDMAGLLRPESAATLVTELRKNFDLPIHVHTHDTAGGQLATYYAAAMAGADAVDGASAPLAGTTSQPSLSAIVGAFANTSRDTKIDLEAISNMEPYWEAVRQLYAPFENGIPGPTGRVYKHEIPGGQLSNLRAQASALGLADRFEVIEDNYAAVNEMLGRPTKVTPSSKVVGDLALHLVGAGVDPADFEENPTRYDIPDSVIAFLRGELGTPPGGWPPLRDKILSGRTGELKLSEVPAEEAAHLESEDSSERRPSLNRLLFPKQWDEFNEFRRHYGNTEALNDADFFYGLNEGEERIIHLFPEGSNDRADLKQMVVRLDAVGEPDEKGMRSVILNVNGQIRPLKVRDQSVESVTATVEKADPKQEGHVAAPFSGVVNPTVQAGDEVKAGDQVAVIEAMKMEASISATKDGKIERVAIAQATKVEGGDLIAVIS, encoded by the coding sequence ATGAAAGGACACGCAATCGTGGTCGATTCCGCGCTTCCATCGTTCAAGAAGATTCTGGTCGCTAACCGCGGCGAGATTGCAGTTCGTGCATTCCGCGCCGCTTATGAGACCGGAGCTAAGACTGTTGCAATTTATCCTCGTGAGGACCGCAACTCCTTCCACCGCGCTTTCGCGGATGAAGCAGTTCGCATTGGAGTTGAGGGCCAGCCCGTCAAGGCTTACCTCAATATTGATGAAGTCATTCGCGCTGCAAAGAAGTCTGGTGCGGACGCTGTCTACCCCGGCTACGGTTTCCTCTCCGAGCGCGCAGAGCTAGCGCGTGCGTGTGAAGCTGAGGGCATCAAATTCATCGGCCCATCACCATCCACGCTGGACCTGACCGGTGATAAGGCAGCAGCAGTGGAAGCTGCAACTGCCGCTGGTCTGCCAACGTTGCATGACTCCAAGGCGTCCACTGATGTGGATGAGCTTTTTGAGGCATCGAAGGATTTTGAGTACCCAATGTTCGCCAAGGCTTTGGCCGGCGGCGGTGGACGCGGCATGCGTTTCATTGAAAATGAAAAAGAATTCAAGGAGCGCGTAGCTGAAGCTTCCCGTGAAGCAGAGACTGCTTTCGGTGACGGCCGCGTCTACTTGGAGACCGCTGTTATCAAGCCGCAGCACATTGAGGTGCAGATTCTTGCGGATGGCAAGGGCAATGTCATGCACTTATTTGAGCGTGACTGCTCCGTACAGCGTCGCCACCAGAAGGTAGTGGAGATTGCTCCAGCGCCTTACCTGGATCCAGAATTGCGTGACCGCATCTGCCAGGATGCCGTGAACTTCTGTAAGCACATCAACTACGAAGGTGCTGGCACCGTTGAGTTCTTGGTTGATGAACGCGGCAACCACGTGTTCATTGAAATGAACCCACGCGTGCAGGTGGAGCACACCGTGACTGAGGAAGTCACGGGCATTGACATTGTGAAGTCACAGATGCAGATTGCTGCGGGCGCAACCCTGGAAGACTTGGGCCTGAGCCAGGAAGAAGTTCGCCTCAACGGTTTCGCACTGCAGTGCCGTATCACCACCGAAGATCCAAACAACGGTTTCCGCCCAGATACCGGCACCCTGACTGCGTACCGTTCGCCGGGTGGCGCAGGTGTTCGTCTGGACGGCGCTACCTCCGTCGGTGCGGAAATCTCACCTAACTTTGACTCCCTGCTGGTGAAGATGACCTGCCGTGGCAAGGACTTCCCACAGGCTGTGCAGCGTTCTCGCCGTGCACTGAAGGAATTCAACATCGCTGGTGTTGCTACCAACATTGGATTCCTTCGTGCACTGCTGCGTGAGCCAGATTTCGTGAGCAAGCGCATTGACACCGGCTTCATCAACAACCACCCAGATTTGCTCAAGGCTCCTCCTGCATCCAATGAGCAGGACCGAATCCTGGAGTACCTGGCGGATGTCACGGTGAACCAGCCAAATGGCAAGCGCCCAACGGACCTGCGTCCATTCGATAAGCTGCCAAAGATTGACCGCCAGAATGTGAATCTGCCACGCGGTTCCCGCGACGATTTGCTGGAGCTGGGACCACAGGGCTTCGCGGAGAAGCTACGTAACCAGTCTGCTCTGGCAGTTACTGACACCACCTTCCGTGACGCACACCAGTCTTTGCTTGCAACCCGCGTGCGCGGTACCGCTTTGGTTACCGCAGCTGAGCACGTAGCGCGCCTGACCCCAGAGCTGTATTCCGTCGAGGCATGGGGCGGTGCAACCTATGACGTAGCTATGCGCTTCCTCTTTGAGGACCCTTGGCAGCGTCTGGACTTGCTACGTGAGGCAATGCCGAACGTGAACATTCAGATGTTGCTGCGTGGCCGCAACACCGTGGGTTACACCCCATACCCAGACAGCGTGTGCCGCGCATTCGTGCAGGAAGCGGCAAAGTCCGGTGTGGATGTATTCCGTATCTTCGATGCGCTCAATGACGTCTCCCAGATGCGTCCTGCAATTGAGGCAGTACTGGAAACCAACACCACCGTGGCTGAGGTTGCCATGGCATACTCCGGCAACTTGAGCGATCCGAATGAAAAGCTCTACACGCTGGATTACTACCTCAACCTGGCGGAAGAGATTGTGAAGACCGGTGCCCACGTGCTGGCGATTAAGGACATGGCTGGTTTGCTGCGTCCAGAGTCTGCCGCAACGTTGGTCACTGAGCTGCGCAAGAACTTTGATCTGCCAATTCACGTGCACACCCATGACACTGCGGGTGGCCAGTTGGCTACCTACTACGCGGCAGCCATGGCTGGTGCAGATGCTGTCGATGGCGCTTCGGCGCCACTGGCGGGCACCACCTCCCAGCCATCCTTGTCCGCCATCGTCGGTGCTTTCGCGAATACTTCCCGCGATACGAAGATTGACCTGGAAGCAATTTCCAACATGGAGCCTTACTGGGAAGCAGTGCGCCAGCTGTACGCGCCATTTGAAAACGGTATTCCTGGCCCAACGGGCCGTGTGTACAAGCATGAGATTCCTGGTGGTCAGCTTTCCAACCTGCGTGCGCAGGCATCCGCATTGGGCTTGGCAGACCGCTTCGAGGTCATCGAAGACAACTACGCTGCCGTTAATGAGATGCTGGGCCGCCCAACCAAGGTGACTCCATCCTCCAAGGTGGTTGGTGACTTGGCACTGCACCTGGTCGGTGCAGGTGTTGACCCGGCGGACTTTGAAGAGAACCCAACTAGGTACGACATCCCGGATTCGGTTATTGCCTTCCTCCGCGGTGAACTTGGTACTCCTCCTGGTGGCTGGCCACCGCTGCGTGACAAGATTTTGTCGGGCCGCACTGGTGAGCTCAAGCTCAGCGAGGTCCCAGCAGAAGAAGCAGCGCACCTTGAATCCGAGGATTCTTCCGAGCGTCGCCCATCTCTGAACCGCCTGCTGTTCCCGAAGCAGTGGGATGAGTTCAATGAGTTCCGTCGCCACTACGGCAATACTGAAGCGTTGAATGATGCGGACTTCTTCTACGGCCTCAATGAGGGCGAAGAGCGCATTATCCACCTCTTTCCAGAAGGCTCCAACGACCGTGCTGATTTGAAGCAGATGGTTGTGCGTCTTGATGCTGTCGGTGAGCCAGATGAGAAGGGCATGCGCTCTGTCATCCTGAACGTCAACGGTCAGATTCGTCCACTCAAGGTCCGTGACCAGTCCGTAGAGTCCGTGACCGCCACCGTGGAAAAGGCTGACCCGAAGCAGGAAGGCCACGTGGCTGCTCCATTCTCCGGCGTTGTGAACCCAACCGTTCAAGCCGGTGATGAAGTCAAGGCAGGCGACCAGGTTGCTGTCATTGAAGCAATGAAAATGGAAGCATCCATCTCTGCAACCAAGGACGGCAAGATTGAGCGCGTTGCCATTGCACAGGCAACCAAGGTTGAAGGCGGCGACCTCATCGCAGTCATCAGCTAA
- a CDS encoding bifunctional 2-methylcitrate synthase/citrate synthase, which yields MTSPYSPTPKTPTSPRFKENTMSETPEIRKGLYGVVVDETSVSKVVPETNSLTYRGYPVQELARYCSFEEVAYLLWNGRLPTQESLIRFSAREKALRHLDRHLIDLIMSMPLSCHPMDVLRTAVSFIGAQDPDAYTRDSEHVRHSALELMAKLPTIVALDIRRRQGKSYIEPSRKKGFAENFLWMVFGDEEGSPANSRSDIEAFDKSLILYAEHSFNASTFTGRVVTSTMSDTYSAVVAAIGALKGPLHGGANEAVMHNMLEIDDPSRAEAWAKEKLNNKDLVMGFGHRVYKKGDSRVPTMEAAFKELAEEHGQTKWVEMYDILAKTMEENTSIKIKPNLDFPAGPAYYILGFPIEFFTPIFVMARITGWTAHIVEQNENNSLIRPLSAYVGEEQRSVPPKSF from the coding sequence TTGACCAGTCCGTATTCACCTACTCCCAAGACACCTACAAGCCCACGTTTTAAGGAGAACACCATGTCTGAAACCCCAGAAATCCGCAAAGGCCTCTACGGCGTTGTCGTTGATGAAACCTCTGTGTCCAAGGTTGTTCCGGAGACCAACTCTTTGACCTACCGCGGCTACCCAGTACAAGAATTGGCACGCTACTGCAGCTTCGAGGAAGTGGCCTACCTGCTGTGGAATGGACGACTACCAACGCAAGAATCCTTGATTCGTTTCTCTGCTCGTGAAAAGGCACTGCGCCACTTAGACCGTCACCTCATCGACTTGATCATGTCCATGCCACTGTCGTGCCACCCGATGGACGTGCTGCGCACCGCGGTTTCCTTCATTGGTGCGCAGGATCCAGATGCCTACACTCGTGACTCTGAGCATGTGCGTCACTCCGCGCTGGAGCTCATGGCGAAGTTGCCAACGATTGTGGCCCTGGATATTCGCCGCCGTCAGGGCAAGAGCTACATTGAGCCATCCCGTAAGAAGGGCTTTGCCGAGAACTTCCTGTGGATGGTCTTCGGTGATGAAGAAGGTTCACCAGCCAACTCCCGCTCCGATATCGAGGCTTTTGATAAGTCTTTGATTCTCTACGCTGAGCACTCCTTCAACGCATCAACCTTCACCGGCCGCGTTGTTACTTCCACCATGTCTGATACTTACTCTGCAGTTGTCGCTGCTATCGGCGCTTTAAAGGGCCCACTGCACGGTGGTGCGAATGAGGCCGTCATGCACAACATGCTGGAAATTGATGACCCCTCCAGGGCGGAAGCTTGGGCGAAGGAAAAGCTCAACAACAAGGACTTGGTCATGGGCTTTGGTCACCGCGTGTACAAGAAGGGTGACTCCCGCGTTCCAACCATGGAAGCAGCGTTCAAGGAACTGGCTGAAGAACATGGTCAGACCAAGTGGGTAGAAATGTACGACATCTTGGCTAAGACTATGGAGGAAAACACCTCCATCAAGATCAAGCCCAACTTGGACTTCCCAGCTGGACCTGCCTACTACATCCTGGGCTTCCCAATTGAGTTCTTCACCCCAATCTTCGTTATGGCTCGCATTACCGGCTGGACCGCGCACATCGTGGAGCAAAATGAGAATAACTCTCTGATTCGTCCGCTATCCGCATACGTTGGCGAAGAACAGCGTTCTGTTCCTCCAAAGTCCTTCTAA
- a CDS encoding short-chain fatty acyl-CoA regulator family protein has translation MSKHFAGARIHALRKTYGLTQVEMAKQLNLSTSYLNQLENDQRPLTVTVLIQLSEAFNVDTTYFSADRDLRVVNELRSLFPTTEDDTLHDLASRFPELMPKLVSIAQSNPVEATPSPLDMVQKYFFESHNYIHELDVLAEELAAKLGDKILRLNHLANLLDREFDVHVRFGRSSQTERRIYEASSRELSLRAGLSDAQLTFQLAMQYCLLAYPEVLDNLVHELPEGLAQHTGRYGLAQYFAAAVTLPYTDFLETAENTRYDIDRIASIFGTGFETTAQRLTTLQRPGARGVPFVFIRTDRAGNISKRQSATSFHFSRTGGSCPLWVIHRAFETPNRITRQVATMPDGHTYMWIARHVQGQVKSFGTPRKEFAVGLGCNISQADKLIYSDALNLSPASATPIGPGCTICPREACPQRAFPQAGREHALDLNTTSDTPFDVA, from the coding sequence ATGAGCAAGCATTTCGCGGGGGCAAGGATCCACGCACTGCGAAAGACCTACGGGCTGACCCAAGTTGAGATGGCGAAGCAGCTGAACCTTTCCACCAGCTACCTCAACCAGTTGGAAAACGACCAGCGCCCCCTCACCGTCACGGTGCTCATCCAGCTATCCGAAGCCTTCAACGTGGACACCACGTACTTTTCCGCAGACCGCGATCTCCGCGTGGTCAATGAGCTGCGCTCACTATTTCCCACCACGGAAGATGACACGTTGCATGATTTGGCGTCCCGCTTCCCGGAACTGATGCCCAAGCTGGTCTCCATCGCGCAATCCAATCCCGTAGAGGCCACTCCCTCACCATTGGACATGGTGCAGAAGTATTTCTTTGAGTCGCACAATTACATCCATGAGCTTGATGTCCTCGCTGAGGAGCTTGCCGCCAAGTTGGGCGATAAGATTCTGCGCCTTAATCACTTGGCTAATCTGTTGGACCGCGAGTTTGATGTTCACGTTCGCTTTGGCCGTTCCAGTCAGACCGAGCGCCGTATCTATGAGGCTTCTTCGCGTGAGCTTTCATTGCGCGCAGGGCTTTCCGATGCCCAGCTGACCTTCCAGTTAGCCATGCAGTATTGCTTGCTGGCCTACCCGGAAGTTTTGGACAATCTAGTCCACGAACTCCCCGAAGGTCTTGCCCAGCACACCGGGCGCTATGGCTTGGCACAGTACTTCGCCGCGGCCGTTACTCTTCCCTATACGGATTTTCTCGAAACAGCTGAGAACACCCGCTATGACATCGACCGCATTGCGTCTATCTTTGGCACCGGCTTTGAAACCACCGCGCAACGGCTGACCACCCTGCAACGCCCCGGCGCGCGCGGTGTTCCCTTTGTGTTCATCCGCACCGACCGCGCTGGCAATATTTCCAAGCGCCAATCCGCAACATCCTTCCACTTCTCCCGCACCGGCGGCTCCTGCCCGCTGTGGGTAATTCACCGTGCGTTTGAAACACCCAACCGCATTACTCGCCAGGTGGCCACCATGCCGGATGGCCATACCTACATGTGGATTGCGCGGCACGTGCAGGGCCAGGTGAAATCCTTTGGCACCCCGCGGAAAGAATTTGCCGTGGGACTGGGCTGCAATATCTCCCAAGCGGACAAACTCATCTACTCCGACGCACTCAACCTGTCGCCTGCTTCGGCGACTCCCATTGGCCCGGGCTGCACTATCTGTCCACGTGAGGCCTGCCCGCAGCGCGCTTTCCCACAGGCCGGCCGTGAGCATGCGCTTGACCTCAACACCACCTCTGATACTCCATTTGATGTCGCCTAA
- the prpD gene encoding 2-methylcitrate dehydratase PrpD — MIEHSVRTHKSAEDFPYEEHLAYKIAQVAADPVEVGQETKDMIINRIIDNASVAVASVIRRPVTSARVIAQGHKVEEGGATVFGIDGNYSAEWAALANGTAVRELDFHDTFLAAEYSHPGDNIPPILAVAQHKGLDGKALLRGIATGYEIQVNLVKGICLHEWKIDHVAHLGPSVAAGLGTMLELDTDTIYQAIGQALHTTTATRQSRKGLISSWKAYAPAFAGKMAIEAVDRALRGEGAPAPIWEGEDGFIAWMLHSPERTYTVPLPEAGEEKRAILDTYTKEHSAEYQSQAPIDLARRMKSTLEDKALSTADVESIVLHTSHHTHYVIGTGANDPQKMDPNASRETLDHSIMYIFAVALEDGTWHHVDSYAPERANRPETVELWHKVSTVEDAEWTRRYHSHDPNEKAFGAKAVITFKDGTVLEDEMAVADAHPFGTRPFAREQYIAKFRTLAEGLVSREEQDRFLAAAENVENLDDLRELNVRLTDEALAQAPQTPGGIF; from the coding sequence ATGATTGAGCATTCAGTACGTACCCATAAGTCTGCTGAAGACTTCCCATATGAGGAGCACTTGGCGTACAAAATCGCGCAGGTCGCAGCTGACCCGGTTGAAGTTGGTCAAGAGACCAAAGACATGATTATCAACCGCATCATTGATAATGCCTCTGTCGCTGTTGCTTCTGTTATCCGCCGCCCGGTAACCTCCGCCCGCGTTATCGCACAGGGCCACAAGGTTGAAGAAGGCGGCGCAACCGTCTTCGGTATTGACGGTAACTACTCTGCGGAATGGGCTGCTCTTGCCAACGGCACGGCCGTGCGTGAGTTGGACTTCCATGACACCTTCCTGGCTGCAGAATACTCACACCCAGGCGATAACATCCCGCCGATTCTCGCCGTGGCGCAGCACAAGGGCCTTGATGGCAAGGCATTGTTGCGAGGCATTGCCACCGGCTATGAAATTCAGGTCAACTTGGTTAAGGGCATTTGCCTGCACGAGTGGAAGATTGACCACGTCGCGCACCTTGGCCCATCGGTCGCAGCAGGCCTGGGCACCATGCTGGAGCTGGATACAGACACCATTTACCAGGCGATTGGCCAGGCGCTGCACACCACCACCGCTACGCGCCAGTCCCGCAAGGGCTTGATTTCCTCGTGGAAGGCCTACGCCCCAGCTTTTGCCGGCAAGATGGCCATTGAGGCAGTAGACCGTGCCCTTCGCGGCGAGGGCGCACCGGCGCCAATCTGGGAAGGCGAAGACGGCTTCATCGCCTGGATGCTGCATTCCCCAGAACGCACCTACACCGTGCCGCTGCCAGAAGCAGGTGAAGAAAAGCGCGCTATTTTGGATACCTATACCAAGGAACACTCCGCGGAATACCAGTCCCAGGCGCCAATTGACCTGGCACGCCGCATGAAATCCACCCTGGAAGACAAGGCGCTGTCCACCGCGGATGTTGAATCCATCGTGCTGCACACCTCGCACCACACCCACTACGTCATCGGTACCGGCGCGAATGACCCGCAGAAGATGGACCCGAATGCATCGCGCGAAACCCTGGACCACTCCATCATGTACATCTTCGCCGTAGCGTTAGAAGACGGCACCTGGCACCACGTGGATTCCTACGCACCGGAGCGCGCCAACCGCCCCGAGACCGTTGAACTGTGGCACAAGGTCTCCACCGTGGAAGATGCGGAGTGGACCCGCCGCTACCACTCCCATGACCCGAATGAGAAGGCTTTTGGTGCCAAGGCAGTCATCACGTTCAAAGATGGCACCGTGCTCGAAGATGAAATGGCAGTGGCCGATGCCCACCCATTCGGTACACGCCCCTTCGCGCGTGAGCAGTACATTGCCAAGTTCCGCACCCTGGCTGAGGGTCTGGTGTCTAGGGAAGAACAAGACCGCTTCCTCGCTGCCGCAGAAAATGTAGAAAACCTTGATGACCTGCGTGAGCTCAACGTCCGTTTGACGGATGAAGCTTTGGCACAGGCACCACAAACCCCAGGAGGGATTTTCTAA